From the Sphingomonas sabuli genome, the window CGCATGCCCCAGATGACCAGGGTCGGGACATCGACCGTTCGCGTGAACGCGGCCGCCCATTCGGGCGTCGCCGCCGCTTCGCCGGGCAGCGGGACAATCATCGGCGAGGCGCGGTACCAGTTGAGCATCGCGGTCAAGGCGCCGGGCCGCGACCAGTCGTCGATATAGCGCTGGCGCTCCGCGGCCGGGACGATGGAGAGGTCGACATGATCGGCAAAGCTCTTGTCGAAGAACCATCCGAAACCCTGGTGGCGGATGTAATCCTCGATCCGCTCGGCCCGGAAGGCGGTGATATATTGCGAGGCCGCGCGCTGGGCCGGGTTATCGATCAGGCTGCGCTGGAAGACGGCGGGGTGGGGCGAATTGACGATCGCCAGCCGGGTCAGGCGCGGATCGCCGCGCAGGGCCGCGGCCCAGGCCACCGCGCCGCCCCAGTCGTGACCGACGAGGGCAAAGTCATCGATTCCCAGCGTCTCGGCCAGCGCGTACATATCGGCGACCAGCGCGTCCGGCCGATAGGCCTCGACGCCATCCGGCCGGTCGGATCCGCCGAAGCCGCGCTGGTCGGGCATTACCAGTCGATTGCGGTCGGCAAGGAGCGGGGCGACGGCCCGCCACGTGCGGTGTGATTCAGGAAAACCGTGGAGAAGGATGACGGCGGGCGCATCGCCGGGACCGTCGATGGCGACGTTGAGCGTCACTCCGGTCGACAGCGGGACCCGGCGGGCCGTGGTCACGGATAGCTGACCGTTAACGGCACTTCGGGCAGCGGGATGAACTCCCCATTGTCGTCGGGCGGAAGCGCGAACTCGCCACCGCGCCAGGCGCGCTTGGCCTCGTTGATGCGATCGCGGCTGGACGAGACGAAATTCCACCACACGTGCCGCTCGCC encodes:
- a CDS encoding alpha/beta fold hydrolase, with product MTTARRVPLSTGVTLNVAIDGPGDAPAVILLHGFPESHRTWRAVAPLLADRNRLVMPDQRGFGGSDRPDGVEAYRPDALVADMYALAETLGIDDFALVGHDWGGAVAWAAALRGDPRLTRLAIVNSPHPAVFQRSLIDNPAQRAASQYITAFRAERIEDYIRHQGFGWFFDKSFADHVDLSIVPAAERQRYIDDWSRPGALTAMLNWYRASPMIVPLPGEAAATPEWAAAFTRTVDVPTLVIWGMRDPALLPAQLVGLEELVQDLQIERIEDAGHFVPWEAPEAVAEALGTFLAGA